The Lathyrus oleraceus cultivar Zhongwan6 chromosome 5, CAAS_Psat_ZW6_1.0, whole genome shotgun sequence genome includes the window TATATTAGTCCCGCCCCTACCCCTAACAAGAAATGAGTTTTTCCTCCCCACCCTTGCCTCCACCCGCATAAATTGTATTTCTTTAAAAATATTTCTAGAAATGAGGTTATCCTTTCAAATACCCGACACACTCAACCTTCACCTCTCGGACCTAGTGATTTATAACTCGGTTTGAGAATTTTGGGGTGTACATAAGACCCCTGATCACAAGGCCCAACAGGATGAAGTGTTCAGATAGAGAATCCCAAAATTCTTTCCTCTTGAATGTTAGTACTTCCATCCCATTTGGTTTAATCCAACGGTCGTCTCTTGTCCTGCTGACGTGTGATAATGGGATTTTAAGAGTAATAATAATGTTTATCTTGTCATATCTCCTATCTCTCATTGTCATGATGACTTTTATGGGGAAGTCAATCGCCATCATAACTCTAGATCGACTGAGTTTCCAAAAAAATTTAAGACATAGAGAAGTCGGATAGCCCTAGTGGGATCTTGACTCGTTGGTGGCGTAGAACTCGGTAGGTTCTAAACATAGGGAAGTCGGGGAGCCCTAGTGGGATATCGACCCATTGACGTTGTAGAACTCGGTAGGTTCTAGACATAGAGAAGTCAGAGATCCCCAGTAGGGTCACGATCCATTGATGTCGTAGAACTCATTAGGTTTTAGACATAGAGAAGTCAAAGATCCCCAGTAGGATCTCGACCCATTGACGTGTTGGTATTGACATGTTGGCGTCGTAGAACTCGGTCGGTTCTAGACATATATAAGTCGGAGAGCCCCAAGTGGCATCTCGATCTGTTGCCGTCGTAGAACTTAATTTGTTCTAAACATATATAAGTCAGAGAACCCTAGGTGGCATCTCGACCCGTTGGCGTTGTAAAACTTGGTAGGTTCTAGACATGTATAAGTTAAAGAGCCCCAGTGGGATCTCAACCAGTTAGCATCATAGAACTCAGTAGGTTCTAGACATGTATAATTCTGAGAGCCCTAGTGGGATCTCGGCCAGTTAACGCTCAGTTTTACCTAAGCTAAGTCTTAGCCTTTATTTAGAATTGTGATAGCCATGTGGGTTTTCGAATATTAGTAGTAACCAATTCCTGGAAGATTCAGATGATCCAAGGTTTGGACAATTCCGAGCATATCTTGCTTCATTCTTTACATGACCCATGTGAGTTGGGGCCCAACGTACGAGAATATTTGGTGTGATTAAACCAGAGATCATTCTCATTAGAGCATTAGTTCATAATCGCTTTGTCGTTTAGTCACCTTCTACAGATAGATTTTGTAATGTTTGGATGCTTTTTTCGGATCATTTGACAATAATATTCGAGCCCTCATGAGATTATTTTAGTTGTGGCCATGTTAGTCCTTTTATAATTGCTATGTAGCCCTAATGGGCTCTATCTCCTTGATAACAATTGGTTTGTTCGACTGGAAATCAAATAGAATGGATGATCCCAATTGTATTTTAGCTTTCCTTTAGCTGAGACTTGTACCGTATAGATTCAAATCCCTAATGAGTCGGGCCTTAATGATTGAGGGGGTCTTATTATTTTGAACATAGACCGACCAACCCTGGGTGGATCATAGAGAATCCCAGTGTTTAGCCAGGGGTAAGTTAACCAAACCGCTTAAGGTCATAAGTATGTAAATATGGACGAGATGTTAGATGTGTATTATCTATTGGGCTTTCATTTAAGGTCAGAGATATGTTAACTTGACCGAACCAAAGGTATGTTAACTTAGCATTTTAATTTGGTCAGAGGTTCTTATTTACTTGACCGATTTGCCAAAGATTTTTATTTACCTGGACTTTTAATTCAGTCAGAGGTTTTAATTAACATAACCCAGTCAGAGTTCTTATTTAATTGACCGATTTTCTAGAGATTTTTATTTACTTAGACTTTTGATTTGGTAATAGGTTTTAACTAACATAACCTGGTCATATGTTCTTATTTACTTGACCGATTTGCCAGAGATTTTTATTTACTTGGACTTTTGATTTGCTAAGAGGTTTTAATTGACATAACTCGGCCAAAGGTTCTTATTTACTTGACTTTAGTTTATGGTCAGAGGTTTTATTAACATAACTCAACCATAAGTTCTTATTTACATGACCGATTATTTAGGTCAGAGGTTTTATTAACATAATCGATTTGTCCCCTATGGAGGTCTTGGGTTGAATGCTCACAGTGGAGGTTCTCATCGTTCTCGGCCCCTACTTTTATTGGAGAGTAAGTCTTTGCCCGAACTTTGTACCCGATGAATTTCATAAATATGATTAAAATCGCAAGCAATTCATAATATTCAGAAAGTGATGTCGAACTTTGCATCAGATTGTTGTCCCGACAAGATCAATCGAATTCTCTTCTTCAATTTATGATCTGTTTAATTCGTGCAACAACTTGATTTTCTTTGATCATATTATTTGATGTTCGCTTACTAAAAATTTGAGTTCATTTGACCTGATATAGTTTCTTCCGACAACCACCCTATATAATTTTAAAAGTTTCTAGAAAAATGGAGGTGACTCCCGCCCTCGTTGGGGAAATGGACGACACCCATTGCCTAAAGTAAATTTTAAATGAGTCATTAATTACAAACGGTAGAGAAATTAACTCGTTTTATCCAACAATAAAGATAATTAATTTTAAAGCATAAAATTACATTCTTTCCATCTTCTAATTTTACCGACGATTTCACTTAATAAATTTATACTTCCAAAAAAAAGTGCGAAAAAAGTAATGGAAAGAATGGTTTGCCCAAAAAAAGTGCGGAAAAAAGTGCGAAAAAAGTACTCATGATGTAATTAATATGTAATGGTTTGCCGAAAAAAGTGCGCATAAGATTGTCCACCCCAAAACCGCCCTTCCAGTACATTAGACATTCGTAAATAACTCCTTGTTAGAAGCATCATTTCCCTATAATATCCATGCATGTAACATGAAATTTTGTGAGATCTAGACACTTATGGTTTCCCTAATCTCGATTTTGGAACACTACTTCTGCTCCATATATAAGTCGGTACGGTAACACACCTACCAACAGAATGTCATTGCTATCCTACACTATCAGACAAAATACACATTTTCCAACACCAGAAGAATGCATGAAGAATAACAAAATGCTCATGCAATAAAAATCAATAAAAGATAATTCCAACTAATACTTCACAACTGCCACCTCCTTTTCTACCTTTATTGGTAAAAAGATATTGAATGCCTATAGATGCCTCTGACTGTAGTTCATGGAGCAGTGTTTCGATAGTTTGATTTCAGACAGTGAGCCAATACTTTGATGCCTCATATCTTAAAATACCCTTCTTGCTATATTCAACTTTATCTAATAACTTATGGAACCCTCTATCATCATGTGATATAACCTTCTGTCATAACTAGCAAATCTGCACCATAGAAATATTATTGCACATGTAAACATCAGACAGTTCACAAAAGTAATTAGGTGAATTAGAAATCCTGTTCAATTACTTGGTTTTGATTCTTCTTATTTCGAACATAAGATCCAACGTATTTACAACCCATAAGAGGAAGTTCAAAGGAATTTCCAAAGCTATCACTCATATGACATTCTTTAAACATACCATGCTTACTGTCAGTTGAAATCATGAGCCATTACTTACGAAGATTTTTCCAACCCTCAAAATCGAGGCACCACCACGGTAACATCCTCGCCACCGATGATATTGTCGTGTAGATAGAACTTGAGGCCCGAGCTATATTCTTGTATAATACGTAATCAGGACCACAGTATTGTTAGACGATATGCTTAGATCTATAGGGGGTGAATATATACCAAGTTAAAAAAATTATTAGAAAATCTGATTTAGAAAAATTTATGACGTGGAAGCAAGTTTTAAATATTTCCCAGATCAAAATtcgtctaaccgaacctactATTGAAAAGTTCGGATATGCGTAAGAGTTTCAATGGTATGATAATAACCCACAAGTTGATTAACAACACTTCAAACACTAAATTGAATACTGTAATATAGTCAAATTTCAGGACAATCTAAATTTTATCGAGTCAAATCAAACTGAAACATGTTCGACTAACTTATTTTCAATCCTACAAGTGAGGATAATCTTTGTAATACCAAATTGGATTCATACTCATCAAATTAATTTTTTACCAAATATACTAAAAATTGTATGATTGGCCATAAGATAAGGAAAGCCTTAAGATCAATCATCAGGAAAACCAAGGAATCTGTTTATATGATTAGCCACTGGTGTAGCATCACCTGGCGTATAAGGAAGGAGAGAATTTAAATCCATATCTGATATAGTTTGATGGAGTGTATGAGGACTAGCACAATACAAATGTTTTCTGTTGGCAAGTTCATCTGCAAGCTCACTTTGATGATTATCCATTAAATCTTCGTTTACAACCACAATTAACTGTTTGCGTAGCCGCAGTGTCTCAAATATGCTGCCTGACCCTGCATTAAATCAGAGTAGTTACAGTTAATCTCCCAGTCCCGGATACTCTATATTTAACAAAATATAGGCCTTATGGTAACCAGTGAGATTACGATGTTTCAGTGTTTAATGATGAGAGGCTAGAAAGCATGAACATAATTATTGTTAAAAAACATGAGCACAAACAAATTCTCATACTTTCACCAAGAGGTATTGATGAAATTTTAAACAAAAAAATAGTTAGACTTTATGGATTTCCCTCTTCTATTGTTTCTGACAGGCACAGGGTTTTGACTTTATGGACATTATTATTAAAATTGTATTGACCCAAACTGAAATTTAGTGCTGTATGTCATTGCCAGTCGAATGGGAAAACCGGGGCTGCTAACAGATAATTTGAGTCTTGCCTTAAGCGTCCTATGTGAACTAAATGGCTCAATTGACAGAGTTTTGGAATAATGTTGACTATAATAATTCTGCAAAGATTCGGGAGAGACCCCTCTGTATGTGACTGGATCAGCAGTAAAGGATAACAGGCTGATAGCTGAAAGAAATCACAAGTTGAGGACTTTGGCTAAAAGGGCGAATGAGAAATTGAGTTCTGGATATTATGGGCCCTATGATATTGTGAAGAATGAGCGGAAATCGGGAACTCAAGGTGCATTCAGCTCCAGCCCTTGCAATACAAGCTAATGCCAATGGAGAAAAAGTTCTTGTCCAAGGGGAAGTATGCCTGCCTGACTTTGAAAACTATTAAGAAACTCATCTGCATTACAGAATCAGTTTCCTAAATCCTACCTTGCGAGTCTTTTTTGTGTGAAACAGGTATCCTACACACGCAACTACAAAGATTAATCTCTCCAATCACGTAGGATCTCAATGGACGGAAAACCTCTCCTTCAAGACTTTTAACGTTGCAGCATTTTCAGGACTGGATTCGAACAGCCAAGGCCTTTGATAATGCTGGAAGAGACTGTAATCATCTCATCCAAGCGGTCTTGGATACTAAAGTAATAGTCGAATAGAAAATCTTATATTGGAGAAAAAAATGCAATATGCAAGTTTTCATATAACTAACAGGTTGTTAATGAATGGGAAGTGTGAGAGGATTCTATAATTTTGGATTATATAAGTTGTTAGTAAGGTAGCAGGAGGAAATTGGTTGTGATTTGGATGAAACCTTTGGGAGAGACTAGGCATTCTAAGTAGTCTACAGCCATTCACACAATAATGTGTATAACTGTATGATAATTAGTGAAAACAAACACGCAAAAGGCAAGTTGTAACTAACAAGCATACCTGCATGGCTAATTACAAGAGAAGCAGATCTGAGATGGTCTGCAATACTGGAAGAAAAAGTGAAGTAGTCTACAGCCAATGAACCTTCTCTTTCAGACTGCAATCAAATGTTATTGACAAGAGTTAACTCGGTAAAAAGAGAAGTATATATCTGACACATAAAAATACACTTTTAGATACTTCATCTACAGAAGTAATCAATTAAGTTGTTTTTTCAAAGCAAATCAAACAAGGTAAGATTATCTACAAATTTCTCCACACTTTTATCCTGCAGAGATTTTGATAACTGCCATGGCGGCTCCATAGGCTGCAATGGCATGTTTATATGGCGGATTTTTGAGTCTCCGCCATCAACAGCATTTTGTAAAACTAGAAGTTGTTAATTGTTGCAAAGCCGCATACTGATCAAGCAAGCTCCACGACTGCCGTTTCCACGGAGGCAGTATCACCCAATTATCTCCAAGATTCATCAAAGTTAACAATTAAATTTCATCTTCCATTGTCATCTGATTCATAATAACTGATAAAACTTTTGAATGCGTAATAGTAAGAGATAGGGAAATCAATGAATAATGTTTTAAACTACCTTGGTAGGAAGAAAGGATCCACGTCCCATTTGGATGAGAAGATTGGTATAACCTTTTGCAAGCAATTCTTTCTTAACATGTTCTGAATCCATAGCTCTTACAAGAGCATCAAAAGAAGTTGTTCCTACAGTCACAAAAACCACTCTCCTTGTTTTGTCACCTCCGTCCTCGTTCCCCATTTATGATTCAGGTTGATAATTCTTCACCCAAAATATGCTTATGTTGAAAGTGCAATGACATTTAAAAACAACAATTAGGGTTTGGGAGAGTCGATTTCATCACTGAATTCCAATGAAGAATGAAACAAAAAAACTCAAGTCTACAACAAATTCCAATGAAAAACTAATTGAATTTTAAAAGTCTATAACAAAAGGATTGTGTAGATAGATACCTGAAGGAGTGTTGGTGGATGAGCGATGCCGCGAATCTGAGTTAGAATAACTCTGTAAAAAGATAGAAGTGTGAATCCAAGACTCGTTTTCTGTCTAATCTACGAGACTATCACTAATTTAACATCGATTATTACTTTGGCATTAGGTCTAGTGGTATGATTCTCACTTAGGGTGCAAGATAGGGTGCAAGAGGTCCCGAGTGTTACACAATTGCTTAGAAATACAAAAAGTAAAATGTGAATTCATGAGTCATTGAGCTATATTGATCTACATACTAGTATATAATCAATGGGGAAAATTGAGAATTAACAAGTATATTCTTATTTACACAAAAATTTCTATTGCTATAAAAGAACATATTCTTCACAGTTTTCAATTTCTGGGATAATATGTAGATAAACATTAGAGAGGAAAAATACAGTAATCAAGAACTAAACAGATACTAACCGATCACGGAAAAAATTCATACCTATTATATTAACCACGCCGTCTTAGATCGGAATCGAGGAGCCGCGGTGTTGACGAACAACTCCGGCGTGTTTCCCGGTGAGCTGAGTTTGAGCAACTCCAATTTGTTAATCGCGCCTTTCTTTTATTATTCTTTCAATGGAGCTGTGGGGAGATTTAAAATTAATTGGAGTGGGTTTAGGATTAGAACATGGGAAATTTTTCTTATCAAAAATTAAGATAAGAATACAATTTATGGAAATAATGTTCTCTCAAATAATATTATTTTCAGAATTATAATTTTATTTCTCAAAACAAAcacattaaaaaaaaatttaattgaaATTTTCAGTGTATAATAATTAATCTTTTAAAAAAACACTTTCCATTTtacaaaatataaaaaatattagttttattctttttttatttaattttttaaatattaattttcatttttattttaaatttgttcaaaaaaaaaatcataatgGAAGGGCAAAAGCCCAAATAGAAAAACATCTAATAAATTTGTCTTACAAAAGAAATATGGAGATTTTAAAGAAATAAATGATGCAACCACCTAGGATCATCCTCAAAGACCTCATTAATGTCTATATTGTCATGTTTAAGCAACAGATCCGCACTCTGATTTGCTTCATGGTAAATATGCTCAAATTTAATGTCTTTGAAGCTTTTGTTAATGTCTATAGTGTCATGTTTGACGAAACATATTATAACCTTGCTCAAACTCCTTATTAAAAACTTTGAGCATGTCAACCGCCTTTTATTGTCCAATTGAA containing:
- the LOC127084522 gene encoding uncharacterized protein LOC127084522, whose translation is MGNEDGGDKTRRVVFVTVGTTSFDALVRAMDSEHVKKELLAKGYTNLLIQMGRGSFLPTKSEREGSLAVDYFTFSSSIADHLRSASLVISHAGSGSIFETLRLRKQLIVVVNEDLMDNHQSELADELANRKHLYCASPHTLHQTISDMDLNSLLPYTPGDATPVANHINRFLGFPDD